One window from the genome of Yarrowia lipolytica chromosome 1B, complete sequence encodes:
- a CDS encoding uncharacterized protein (Compare to YALI0B16192g, similar to uniprot|P87219 Candida albicans Sorbitol utilization protein SOU1 or uniprot|P87218 Candida albicans Sorbitol utilization protein SOU2), giving the protein MPAPATYATGLTPLPTPVPKVSKNIMERFSLKGKVASITGSSSGIGFAVAEAFAQAGADVAIWYNSKPSDEKAEYLSKTYGVRSKAYKCAVTNAKQVETTIQTIEKDFGKIDIFIANAGIPWTAGPMIDVPNNEEWDKVVDLDLNGAYYCAKYAGQIFKKQGYGSFIFTASMSGHIVNIPQMQACYNAAKCAVLHLSRSLAVEWAGFARCNTVSPGYMATEISDFIPRDTKEKWWQLIPMGREGDPSELAGAYIYLASDASTYTTGADILVDGGYCCP; this is encoded by the coding sequence ATGCCTGCACCAGCAACCTACGCTACTGGCTTGACGCCCCTTCCCACCCCCGTCCCTAAGGTATCCAAGAACATCATGGAGCGATTCTCTCTGAAGGGAAAGGTTGCCTCTATCAccggttcttcttctggaatCGGATTCGCTGTTGCTGAGGCATTTGCCCAGGCTGGTGCCGATGTCGCGATCTGGTACAACTCCAAGCCTTCCGATGAGAAGGCTGAGTATCTGTCCAAGACATACGGAGTCCGATCTAAGGCTTACAAATGTGCTGTGACCAACGCCAAGCAGGTCGAGACCACTATCCAAACCATCGAAAAGGACTTTGGAAAGATTGACATCTTCATCGCCAACGCGGGTATCCCATGGACTGCTGGTCCAATGATCGATGTCCCTAACAACGAGGAGTGGGACAAGGTTGTTGACCTGGATCTCAACGGTGCCTATTATTGCGCCAAGTACGCCGGCCAGATCTTCAAGAAGCAGGGCTACGgctccttcatcttcaccgCCTCCATGTCTGGCCATATTGTCAATATCCCCCAGATGCAGGCCTGCTACAACGCAGCTAAGTGTGCTGTCCTCCATCTGTCCCGATCTCTGGCCGTGGAGTGGGCTGGATTCGCTCGATGTAATACAGTGTCCCCTGGTTACATGGCTACCGAGATTTCTGACTTCATCCCACGAGACACAAAGGAGAAGTGGTGGCAGCTCATCCCCATGGGCCGAGAGGGAGATCCTTCTGAGCTTGCTGGAGCCTATATTTACCTGGCTTCGGATGCCTCAACTTATACCACTGGTGCAGACATTCTGGTTGATGGCGGCTACTGTTGTCCTTGA
- a CDS encoding uncharacterized protein (Compare to YALI0B16170g, weakly similar to uniprot|Q6C860 Yarrowia lipolytica YALI0D22462g): MLPPELIDNLADYCSLGSLYSLSQTSTEWNTVIDDSDFERQLIKRCPWYELEYSPRNCWKHCAKMYILRNPGNCDLISDFRSLSIQPKWSVPSQWSDCVYPVHKDKRLPEDFYGLKTPVRKQSKFRIHNQGVSFGKYYVNLSVSGERPTPEDNTGCGAGLMINIPEYSNSHETMYTASGPMVQAVVFFNGQRSLLVYKYKGEERQAEIDISQYVNLTEQRVLLYVSFRNVFLVSKVSSDDVKTFMVSNHELKLINTQKRRYIPTGIVCYDGILSEIHFCALLGGIDVVEMDSAEADPSTPFNRMKTVIQDSVHSRYAVLYKQTGLICGILDLEKKQKMDFFLRSSLEEDWAHGHLVMAGVSKGEVGLWAFSHAYIKRELEKVSLEKV, translated from the coding sequence ATGCTACCTCCAGAACTCATCGACAACCTTGCAGACTACTGTTCCCTAGGCTCCCTCTACTCTCTCAGCCAAACATCCACGGAGTGGAATACGGTTATCGATGACTCAGATTTCGAACGGCAACTGATCAAGAGATGTCCGTGGTACGAGCTGGAATATTCTCCCAGAAACTGCTGGAAGCACTGTGCAAAGATGTACATCTTACGGAACCCGGGGAACTGTGACTTGATTTCAGATTTTAGGTCGTTGAGCATCCAACCCAAATGGTCTGTTCCTTCGCAGTGGTCTGACTGTGTATATCCAGTTCACAAGGACAAAAGGCTTCCAGAAGATTTCTATGGCCTGAAAACCCCCGTTCGCAAGCAGTCCAAGTTTCGCATCCACAACCAAGGTGTTAGCTTCGGAAAGTACTACGTGAATTTGAGCGTTTCTGGCGAGAGACCTACGCCGGAGGACAATACCGGATGTGGAGCTGGTCTCATGATAAACATTCCCGAGTATTCAAATTCGCATGAGACAATGTACACCGCATCGGGGCCAATGGTTCAGGCAGTTGTCTTTTTCAACGGACAGAGGAGCCTGTTGgtgtacaaatacaaggGGGAGGAGCGCCAGGCGGAGATTGATATCAGTCAATATGTGAATCTTACTGAACAGCGAGTTCTGCTTTATGTTTCTTTCCGAAATGTCTTTCTGGTCTCAAAGGTGTCCTCTGACGACGTCAAGACGTTTATGGTGAGCAACCATGAGCTGAAACTCATCAACACCCAGAAGAGAAGATACATTCCAACAGGCATAGTTTGTTACGATGGAATATTGTCTGAAATTCATTTTTGTGCACTTCTTGGGGGGATTGATGTTGTGGAAATGGATTCGGCCGAAGCTGACCCCAGCACTCCATTCAATCGAATGAAGACTGTAATTCAGGATTCGGTTCACAGCCGCTACGCTGTTTTGTATAAACAAACTGGCCTAATCTGTGGCATTCTAGATCTTGAAAAGAAGCAAAAAATGGACTTCTTCCTACGATCGAGCCTCGAAGAAGATTGGGCACATGGACATCTGGTTATGGCTGGTGTGTCCAAGGGCGAGGTCGGACTATGGGCCTTTTCCCATGCGTATATCAAAagagagctggagaaggtctCTTTAGAGAAGGTATAA
- a CDS encoding uncharacterized protein (Compare to YALI0B16214g, similar to uniprot|P25379 Saccharomyces cerevisiae YCL064c CHA1 L-serine/L-threonine deaminase P3.118.f2.1) → MTTSTPPSPPSPAASPIPKTTLPYIQTPLIESLYLSQLAGCKVLLKYETTQPSGSFKSRGLGHLVYKHVQTHFGNAEDAPTDTNTTKLHFFSSSGGNAGCATAYAAKKYNQLCTVCVPLSTPPGMIQRIEKTGARVIPYGQYIADADKYLKEILIPACDLSLEKPVYCHPYNDPLVWTGNATVADEIVVQTETLFPDYNPAAVVCSVGGGGLFNGICTGFENSGKKQWQKIPLVAVETEGCSTLFDSLATGSQVCLDRPHTIASSLATQNVTRETIEWAKKHPTTAVKVTDREAAASCLEFVADHKVLVEAACGTALAPIYNGTLKDIVPGLGPEDAVIVIVCGGTNVTFAQLREYADKFELDF, encoded by the coding sequence ATGACAACCTCTACTcccccatctccaccctctCCGGCAGCCTCCCCCATCCCTAAAACCACCCTTCCATACATCCAGACGCCTTTGATCGAGTCTCTGTACCTCTCACAGCTAGCAGGATGTAAGGTGCTTCTCAAATACGAAACTACACAGCCCTCTGGCTCCTTCAAGTCTCGAGGTCTTGGACACCTGGTCTACAAACACGTCCAGACTCACTTTGGAAACGCCGAGGATGCCCCcaccgacacaaacacaaccaagCTGCacttcttttcttcttctggaggaaaCGCTGGCTGTGCCACTGCATACGCCGCCAAAAAATACAACCAGCTCTGCACCGTCTGTGTTCCTCTCTCGACCCCCCCCGGAATGATCCAGCGAATTGAAAAGACTGGCGCTCGAGTTATTCCTTATGGCCAATACATTGCTGACGCAGACAAgtacctcaaggagattctTATTCCGGCATGCGACCTTTCTCTCGAAAAGCCCGTATACTGCCATCCCTACAACGATCCCCTCGTGTGGACTGGAAATGCTACCGTGGCTGATGAAATTGTGGTCCAGACTGAGACATTGTTTCCTGACTACAACCCCGCTGCTGTGGTTTGTTCTGTTGGCGGCGGTGGGCTGTTTAATGGAATCTGCACCGGCTTTGAGAACTCGGGAAAGAAGCAGTGGCAGAAAATTCCTTTGGTGGCAGTCGAGACTGAAGGTTGCTCTACCCTGTTTGACTCTCTGGCAACAGGCTCCCAGGTCTGCCTTGATCGACCTCACACCATTGCTTCTTCGCTGGCTACTCAGAACGTGACTCGAGAGACAATCGAATGGGCCAAGAAACATCCCACTACAGCTGTCAAGGTGACTGACCGGGAGGCAGCGGCATCCTGTCTCGAGTTCGTAGCCGACCACAAGGTGCTTGTTGAGGCTGCTTGTGGAACTGCGCTGGCTCCAATCTACAACGGTACACTAAAAGATATTGTGCCTGGTCTCGGACCCGAAGACGCAGTTATTGTGATTGTCTGCGGAGGCACTAACGTCACCTTTGCGCAGCTCCGAGAGTATGCTGATAAGTTTGAGTTGGACTTCTAG
- a CDS encoding uncharacterized protein (Compare to YALI0B16126g, similar to Saccharomyces cerevisiae RAM2 (YKL019W); ancestral locus Anc_2.661, similar to uniprot|P29703 Saccharomyces cerevisiae YKL019w RAM2 protein farnesyltransferase alpha subunit P2. 311.f2.1) yields MSHNFDDLEIIPLRESDHALASIAYTDEYKQATGLLRALMEKNEKSLRGLQVASNVIAQNPAHYTVWAYRIDTLKSFAADVKAGAADKDEKLAALQHELRWVDDIAMACPKNYQIWPHRQQLLELFEVNPDLLGEELTLDREIELIDYMLSDDSKNHHVWSYRQWLVTRFPTLVNLDSELATTSIMIQEDCRNNSAWNHRFFLFKLKNDNKQEWTTKPSFQEEVEFVANTIDKAPQNHSPWLYIEGLYSHYKKDIKDLQELTFKYACLPSDLGEDEEPLITSSHALDLLAKIYLKEQEKSKALEALNLLEEKYDPIRKGYWAYRKKLVEA; encoded by the coding sequence ATGTCACACAACTTTGACGACCTAGAAATCATCCCACTGCGAGAGAGCGACCACGCGCTGGCCTCCATTGCATACACTGACGAGTACAAGCAGGCCACTGGCTTGCTACGTGCTCTGATGGAAAAGAACGAGAAGTCTTTACGAGGTCTTCAGGTCGCGTCTAATGTGATTGCCCAGAATCCAGCCCATTACACCGTATGGGCATACCGTATCGACACGCTGAAATCATTTGCTGCTGACGTCAAGGCAGGTGCTGCAGATAAAGACGAAAAGCTGGCAGCACTGCAACACGAGCTGCGCTGGGTAGATGACATCGCCATGGCATGCCCCAAGAACTACCAGATCTGGCCTCACCGTCAACAGCTGCTTGAACTATTCGAGGTTAACCCTGATCTGCTGGGAGAGGAGCTGACTCTGGACAGAGAGATTGAACTCATTGACTACATGCTGTCTGACGACTCCAAGAACCACCATGTGTGGTCGTATCGACAATGGCTAGTGACACGGTTCCCCACACTTGTCAACCTCGATTCAGAACTGGCCACCACATCCATCATGATCCAGGAGGACTGCAGAAACAACTCCGCTTGGAACCACCGGTTCTTCTTATTCAAGCTcaaaaacgacaacaaaCAGGAGTGGACTACAAAGCCGTCTttccaggaggaggttgagttCGTCGCAAATACCATCGACAAAGCACCACAAAACCACTCCCCCTGGCTGTACATTGAGGGTCTCTACTCCCAttacaagaaggacatcAAGGATCTGCAGGAGCTGACTTTCAAGTACGCGTGCCTGCCTTCTGATCTgggagaagatgaggagCCTCTGATCACCTCGTCGCATGCTCTGGATTTACTCGCCAAGATCTacctcaaggagcaggagaagtcAAAGGCTCTAGAGGCTCTCAATTTGCTCGAAGAAAAGTACGACCCCATTCGAAAGGGCTACTGGGCTTACCGGAAGAAACTTGTCGAGGCCTAG
- a CDS encoding uncharacterized protein (Compare to YALI0B16148g, no similarity), with product MTTATFTGTAMKIHISVVDPASSTLSGYINDTTFFQGDILGDRWNYESRRWGWNQIRSPWLGIDSTATYLRLREVYSLRKGSDAQKQYHVSLKNGVMRVSRGGQETVLYRDTHNGRFRSRI from the coding sequence ATGACTACAGCCACTTTCACAGGCACTGCCATGAAAATTCACATTTCAGTGGTGGATCCAGCTTCCAGCACCCTGTCCGGATACATTAATGATACAACGTTTTTCCAGGGTGATATTCTCGGAGATCGATGGAACTACGAGAGCAGACGATGGGGATGGAACCAAATTCGAAGCCCATGGCTCGGCATAGATTCGACAGCCACATACTTGCGACTCAGAGAGGTGTACTCGCTGCGGAAGGGCTCAGATGCTCAGAAACAGTATCATGTCTCACTCAAGAACGGCGTCATGCGCGTTTCACGCGGAGGGCAAGAGACTGTGCTCTACAgagacacacacaatggtCGGTTTAGAAGTAGGATCTAA